A single region of the Variovorax paradoxus genome encodes:
- a CDS encoding flagellar basal body rod protein FlgB: MTDGIEAVTRSVLALALDAASLRQQAISANIANANAVGYVPQRVSFEDQLVDARRSMAQTGRLDAFALGDVRPRMETVVDSQGVPAQVQLDMEAADMARNAVQYQALVKGLSRHFAILSMAAGDGRK; this comes from the coding sequence ATGACAGATGGAATCGAAGCCGTGACCCGATCGGTGCTGGCATTGGCGCTCGACGCGGCCAGCCTGCGGCAGCAGGCCATCTCGGCCAACATCGCGAACGCCAACGCGGTCGGCTATGTGCCGCAGCGCGTGAGCTTCGAGGACCAGCTTGTGGACGCGCGACGCAGCATGGCGCAGACGGGGCGGCTCGACGCATTCGCCCTGGGCGATGTTCGGCCGCGCATGGAAACCGTGGTGGACAGCCAGGGCGTTCCGGCGCAGGTGCAGCTGGACATGGAAGCGGCCGACATGGCACGCAACGCGGTGCAGTACCAGGCGCTGGTCAAAGGCCTCTCGCGTCATTTCGCAATCCTTTCAATGGCTGCCGGCGACGGCAGGAAATAG
- the flgC gene encoding flagellar basal body rod protein FlgC: MDYMQSFAISAAGMNVERMRVDVAALNLANANTVQSVGGSSYQPLRVLAEAPSSNGALSGTDGGGFGALVSQGLESSDLASQAGPLARIVPANAAPRLVYEPGHPLADERGFVAYAGVDTATEMVSMMSATRAYEANVSAMNTARTLALRALDIGSNA; the protein is encoded by the coding sequence ATGGACTACATGCAATCGTTTGCCATCAGCGCGGCCGGCATGAACGTCGAACGCATGCGCGTCGACGTCGCGGCACTCAATCTGGCCAACGCCAACACCGTGCAGAGCGTGGGCGGCAGCAGCTACCAGCCGCTTCGGGTGCTGGCGGAAGCCCCATCGTCAAACGGGGCCTTGTCGGGTACTGACGGCGGCGGTTTCGGCGCGCTGGTCAGCCAGGGACTTGAAAGCAGCGACCTCGCGTCGCAGGCGGGTCCCTTGGCACGCATTGTTCCCGCCAATGCTGCCCCTCGGCTGGTGTACGAGCCGGGCCACCCCCTGGCCGATGAGCGCGGCTTCGTGGCCTACGCGGGAGTCGATACTGCGACCGAGATGGTCAGCATGATGAGCGCGACCCGTGCCTACGAAGCCAACGTGTCGGCCATGAACACGGCCCGCACGCTGGCGCTCAGGGCGCTCGACATCGGGAGCAACGCATGA
- the fliE gene encoding flagellar hook-basal body complex protein FliE, protein MSGFLPVEALSGLSQQAQSMVAAANAQSLQGPASVMASGTSANPVAGSFGQLVSDGLSQVNNQLIGSQVDLQKLAMGDAQNLHQIMINLEESRVSFQLMMQVRSRLLEAYQDIMKMPI, encoded by the coding sequence ATGAGTGGTTTTCTTCCCGTCGAGGCGCTGTCCGGGCTTTCCCAACAGGCGCAGTCCATGGTGGCCGCGGCCAACGCGCAGTCGCTGCAAGGCCCTGCCTCGGTCATGGCTTCCGGAACTTCGGCCAATCCAGTTGCTGGCTCGTTCGGCCAGCTGGTGTCCGACGGACTTTCGCAGGTCAACAACCAGTTGATCGGCAGCCAGGTCGATCTGCAGAAGCTCGCGATGGGCGACGCGCAGAACCTGCACCAGATCATGATCAACCTGGAGGAGAGTCGCGTGTCTTTCCAACTGATGATGCAGGTGCGCAGCCGCCTGCTTGAGGCCTACCAAGACATCATGAAGATGCCGATATGA
- the fliF gene encoding flagellar basal-body MS-ring/collar protein FliF has product MSFWQGLTQRARVGLIGGAIAILLMTAGLAWWAFHTEYQALFTDLKPQDAQAMTTELERLKIPYRLGDSGTSILVDKTTVHATRIKLMGKELPLQGAVGLELFNNTDFGMTEFAQKINYQRALQGELTRTIQSLSEVREVRVLLALPEQGLFKQATSKAKASITLTMRQGQALRAEQVVGVQRLVAAAVPGMATQDVTIVDGHGVALTRAEGSNGETEVNGARLELKRDTEAYLSRKVAVVLDRSFGVGQALASVDVTLNMDQIRTTTEDVLPAATRTGLQATGVVVREREVLRDSGASLDTKVSDAGGSRNGSAQRDVEYAVGRRVEQVVSQPGSIRRIQVVAVVRKALDAAQEEQLRKVIAAAAGASTDRGDAVVVQSLVGGAIQGGDAPGGSSGATGATAAEESVAANPAGAALFDNGKPSLFQLLIGGFLIAALALLLFRAGRREALPQGNEPRRAPLSEAERAAALRRVRAWMHEPAASSSTVGTMGARGPNG; this is encoded by the coding sequence ATGAGTTTTTGGCAAGGACTTACCCAGCGTGCGCGCGTCGGTCTCATCGGCGGCGCCATCGCCATCCTGTTGATGACCGCCGGGCTGGCCTGGTGGGCATTCCACACGGAGTACCAGGCGCTGTTCACCGACCTGAAACCACAGGATGCCCAGGCGATGACGACGGAGCTGGAGCGCCTCAAGATTCCCTACCGCCTCGGGGACAGCGGCACCTCGATCCTTGTCGACAAGACGACGGTGCACGCCACCCGCATCAAGCTGATGGGCAAGGAGTTGCCGCTGCAGGGCGCGGTCGGGCTCGAACTGTTCAACAACACCGACTTCGGCATGACGGAGTTCGCGCAGAAGATCAACTACCAGCGTGCGCTGCAAGGTGAACTCACCCGCACGATCCAGTCGCTGTCCGAAGTGCGCGAGGTCCGCGTGTTGCTGGCATTGCCCGAGCAGGGGCTGTTCAAGCAGGCGACCTCGAAGGCGAAGGCATCGATCACCCTCACGATGCGGCAGGGCCAGGCGCTGCGCGCGGAGCAGGTGGTCGGCGTCCAGCGTCTGGTCGCGGCCGCTGTGCCTGGGATGGCGACACAGGACGTCACCATTGTCGATGGCCATGGCGTGGCGCTGACCCGCGCCGAAGGCAGCAATGGCGAGACCGAGGTGAATGGCGCGAGGCTCGAACTCAAGCGCGACACCGAAGCCTATCTCTCGCGCAAGGTCGCGGTGGTTCTCGACCGGAGCTTCGGCGTGGGGCAGGCCTTGGCCAGCGTCGACGTGACGCTGAACATGGACCAGATCCGCACCACGACGGAGGACGTGCTGCCCGCCGCGACGCGCACCGGCCTGCAGGCCACGGGCGTGGTGGTGCGCGAACGCGAAGTCCTCCGCGACAGCGGGGCATCGCTCGACACCAAGGTGAGTGATGCCGGCGGTTCGCGCAATGGAAGCGCGCAGCGCGATGTCGAATACGCCGTGGGCCGTCGCGTCGAACAGGTGGTCAGTCAGCCCGGCTCCATTCGGCGCATCCAGGTGGTGGCCGTGGTGCGCAAGGCCCTGGACGCGGCACAGGAAGAGCAGCTGCGAAAAGTCATTGCTGCGGCGGCAGGTGCTTCGACCGACCGCGGTGATGCGGTGGTTGTGCAGTCGTTGGTGGGTGGGGCTATCCAGGGGGGCGATGCGCCGGGGGGCAGCTCGGGCGCCACCGGGGCCACGGCGGCAGAAGAGAGTGTTGCTGCCAACCCAGCGGGTGCCGCCCTGTTCGACAACGGCAAGCCTTCTCTTTTTCAACTGCTGATTGGCGGATTCTTGATTGCTGCTCTCGCGCTGCTGCTATTCAGGGCCGGCCGTCGCGAAGCACTGCCGCAGGGCAATGAGCCCCGCCGGGCACCGCTCTCGGAAGCCGAGCGCGCGGCCGCCCTGCGAAGGGTGCGTGCGTGGATGCATGAACCTGCCGCCAGTTCTTCCACTGTCGGCACCATGGGCGCGAGGGGGCCCAACGGATGA
- a CDS encoding FliH/SctL family protein: protein MNPALPDRSDAVPPNAESLAQAVVLRDIVMQGQVALALPRGRNGRGAERSQGATLLSVPSGRNPQLGVPAPETDVSIPVGPQGSAPDAWADLARVEEEARQRGYEEGFAKGRIDGRARGDEESRLLAAQAAEKASRDLEDHAERMTRELQQQAQAGYQARVQVLDGLIAALPPQIEARLAATEDDMLALCFEVVCRTLGENAVQPEAVRAQLAQAMDSLRSRKLTAIHMHPDDLAMLQRGQSLSQGLLGGADVQWVASADVVLGGCILQSPEGGLDTRFETQLAALRELLLQTRAAARTVEA from the coding sequence ATGAATCCCGCACTGCCGGATCGGAGCGACGCCGTGCCACCGAACGCCGAGTCGTTGGCGCAAGCGGTCGTGTTGCGCGATATCGTCATGCAGGGGCAAGTGGCTCTGGCACTTCCCCGCGGCCGGAACGGCCGCGGTGCTGAGCGCTCGCAGGGAGCGACGCTGCTTTCGGTGCCATCCGGCCGGAACCCGCAGCTCGGCGTTCCGGCACCGGAGACGGACGTCTCCATCCCCGTTGGTCCGCAGGGGAGTGCGCCGGATGCCTGGGCCGATCTGGCGCGAGTGGAAGAAGAAGCCCGCCAGCGCGGCTACGAGGAAGGATTTGCCAAAGGCCGCATCGATGGGCGCGCGCGTGGCGACGAAGAGTCCAGGCTGCTCGCCGCTCAAGCGGCCGAGAAGGCTTCCCGCGACCTGGAAGATCACGCCGAGCGCATGACGCGGGAGCTGCAGCAACAGGCCCAAGCCGGTTACCAAGCCCGTGTGCAGGTGCTGGACGGCCTGATTGCGGCATTGCCACCGCAGATCGAAGCACGGCTGGCTGCCACGGAAGACGACATGCTCGCACTGTGTTTCGAAGTCGTCTGTCGCACGCTGGGCGAAAACGCCGTGCAACCCGAAGCAGTGCGGGCGCAACTGGCGCAGGCGATGGACAGCTTGCGCAGCCGGAAGCTGACGGCGATTCACATGCACCCCGACGATCTGGCCATGCTCCAGCGGGGCCAAAGCTTGTCGCAAGGACTCTTGGGCGGGGCCGACGTGCAATGGGTCGCCAGCGCCGACGTGGTACTGGGCGGCTGCATCTTGCAATCGCCCGAAGGCGGGCTCGACACCCGCTTCGAAACCCAACTGGCAGCGTTGCGGGAGCTGTTGCTGCAAACCCGGGCCGCGGCCCGCACCGTGGAGGCATGA
- a CDS encoding FliI/YscN family ATPase → MSALDVYREAVKGAELHRRIGWVKEMQGLAIDALGPDAAVGELCRIMVRTHGRTNSVARGGEIKSQPGVLAEVVGLKHGRVTLMPYGSVEGIAAGCEVRALGAESQIGVGNSLLGRVIDGFGDPLDGKPRPLTQVRRPLKAAPINPMQRPPIQRVLETGIRAIDGLLTLGQGQRIGIFAGSGVGKSTLLGLLARHVKTHADTGTQASINVIALIGERGREVREFIEKQLGPEGLARSVVVVATSDQPALARLRAAYAALAIAEFFRDDGHNVLLTMDSITRFAMARREVGLSAGEPPTARGYTPSVFAELPELCERCGTAPGGGSITALLTVLVEGDDLNEPVSDALRAILDGHVVLSRHLAHRGHYPAIDVLKSVSRLMPELADKEQRALAVSAVQQLAVLERNRQMIDIGAYEKGASAELDRAIELESGLRSWLRQSTGGVSRAEAIQGLRGILTPASTAAPIGPKP, encoded by the coding sequence TTGAGCGCGCTCGACGTTTACCGCGAAGCCGTGAAGGGTGCCGAGCTGCACCGCCGCATCGGCTGGGTGAAGGAAATGCAGGGCCTCGCCATCGACGCGCTCGGCCCCGATGCAGCCGTGGGTGAGCTCTGCCGCATCATGGTCCGGACGCATGGCCGCACCAATAGCGTGGCAAGGGGCGGCGAAATCAAGAGCCAGCCCGGCGTGCTCGCCGAAGTCGTGGGCCTCAAGCACGGCCGCGTCACCTTGATGCCCTACGGATCCGTCGAAGGCATCGCCGCGGGTTGCGAGGTGCGCGCGCTCGGCGCGGAGTCGCAGATCGGCGTTGGCAACAGCCTGCTCGGCCGCGTGATCGATGGATTCGGCGATCCGCTGGACGGTAAACCCAGGCCTCTGACGCAGGTGCGCAGGCCGCTCAAGGCCGCGCCCATCAATCCGATGCAGCGCCCGCCCATCCAGCGCGTTCTCGAGACCGGCATCCGTGCCATCGATGGCCTGCTCACGCTTGGGCAGGGCCAGCGCATCGGCATCTTCGCAGGCAGCGGGGTCGGAAAGAGCACCTTGCTCGGCCTGCTGGCGCGGCATGTCAAGACACACGCCGATACCGGCACACAGGCCAGCATCAACGTGATCGCGCTCATCGGTGAGCGGGGGCGCGAGGTGCGCGAGTTCATCGAAAAGCAGCTCGGGCCCGAAGGACTGGCACGCTCCGTCGTTGTGGTTGCCACCTCCGACCAGCCCGCACTGGCCCGCTTGCGGGCGGCCTATGCCGCGCTCGCCATTGCGGAGTTCTTTCGCGATGACGGCCACAACGTCCTGCTCACCATGGACTCGATCACCCGCTTTGCAATGGCTCGGCGCGAGGTCGGGCTCTCTGCGGGAGAACCACCGACGGCGCGGGGTTATACGCCATCGGTCTTTGCCGAGCTGCCGGAGCTCTGCGAGCGTTGCGGCACGGCCCCGGGCGGAGGCTCGATCACTGCGCTGCTCACGGTGCTGGTCGAAGGCGACGACCTCAACGAGCCCGTGTCCGATGCATTGCGCGCCATTCTCGATGGCCACGTCGTGCTGTCGCGGCATCTCGCCCACCGGGGGCACTACCCCGCCATCGATGTGCTCAAGAGCGTGAGCCGGCTGATGCCCGAACTGGCCGACAAGGAGCAGCGTGCGCTGGCGGTCTCGGCGGTGCAGCAACTCGCCGTGCTGGAGCGCAACCGGCAGATGATCGACATCGGCGCCTACGAAAAGGGTGCGAGTGCCGAACTGGACCGGGCGATCGAGCTCGAGTCCGGGTTGCGGTCATGGCTGCGGCAGAGCACGGGCGGCGTGTCCCGCGCAGAGGCGATCCAGGGGCTGCGCGGCATCCTAACGCCGGCATCGACAGCCGCGCCCATTGGACCCAAGCCATGA
- a CDS encoding flagellar hook assembly protein FlgD, which translates to MAIDAIGTTGTTNLQANSMGMEDFLKILLTQLTYQDPLKPMDNQQFMAQMAQFTSLEQTQQLNTKIATLISNQAALQSVGLIGKTVDVATSTGSVTGTVSALSLSGDSPLLTVKMASGAVLTDVSLSQLVAVR; encoded by the coding sequence ATGGCCATTGACGCAATAGGCACTACGGGCACTACCAATCTGCAGGCCAACAGCATGGGCATGGAGGATTTTCTCAAGATCCTCTTGACCCAGCTGACCTACCAGGACCCGCTGAAGCCCATGGACAACCAGCAGTTCATGGCGCAGATGGCGCAGTTCACGAGCCTGGAGCAGACCCAGCAGCTCAATACCAAGATCGCGACACTGATCAGCAATCAGGCGGCGCTGCAGTCGGTCGGGTTGATCGGAAAGACCGTCGATGTGGCGACGTCGACCGGTTCCGTCACCGGCACGGTGAGCGCGCTTTCGCTGTCGGGCGATTCGCCGTTGCTGACAGTCAAGATGGCCAGCGGTGCTGTTCTGACCGATGTCTCGCTCAGCCAGCTGGTTGCGGTGCGGTGA
- a CDS encoding flagellar hook protein FlgE, with translation MLESIYVGMTGLLGYSRGLRVIANNTANMNTPGFKSSSLQFADLFYSGGNLSGGNASQNHNQTGFGLDTAGTTLSFKQGELRQTGNDLDMAVDGQGLFVLQDADGKISYTRAGQFKFDTDGVLVSRLNGEKVMGLDESGNFVAITLAGQMMDLGRPSSRFKLAGNLPNTATVQEPKIPVDTKYTLQVIDAAGATHTLTPKFTKSDTTSGNIPVKVELLDGTTVVSTGQLLFSNGKPTAGTAMVSMTYTPAGQAPMALTLDLTEVFYWAGEYQVEMRSQDGLGAGALSGMVFDDTGTLKKTYANGRTLDGARLALARFDSPDAVGALGGNQFEVLNKDAWHVGVAGQGAFGSVASGKIEISNVDLSQEFSDLVIMQRGYQASSQVISTANEMLQELFSMKSK, from the coding sequence ATGCTTGAATCCATCTACGTTGGAATGACCGGCTTGCTGGGCTATTCGCGCGGCCTGCGCGTGATCGCCAACAACACGGCCAACATGAACACACCCGGCTTCAAGAGCTCGAGCCTGCAGTTCGCGGATCTGTTCTATTCGGGCGGCAACCTGAGCGGCGGCAATGCCAGCCAGAACCACAACCAGACCGGCTTCGGGCTCGACACGGCTGGAACGACGCTGTCATTCAAGCAGGGCGAACTGCGCCAGACCGGCAACGACCTCGACATGGCGGTCGACGGCCAGGGCCTGTTCGTCCTGCAGGATGCGGACGGCAAGATCAGCTACACCCGCGCCGGGCAGTTCAAGTTCGACACGGACGGCGTGCTGGTGAGCCGACTCAACGGCGAGAAGGTCATGGGGCTGGACGAAAGCGGCAACTTCGTGGCGATCACGCTTGCAGGGCAGATGATGGATCTGGGAAGGCCCAGCTCCCGTTTCAAGCTGGCCGGCAATCTGCCGAACACGGCCACGGTGCAAGAACCCAAGATTCCTGTAGACACCAAGTACACCCTTCAGGTGATCGATGCGGCGGGTGCCACTCATACGTTGACTCCCAAGTTCACAAAAAGCGACACAACGTCCGGCAATATCCCCGTGAAAGTCGAACTTCTGGACGGCACCACGGTCGTCAGCACGGGGCAACTGCTCTTTTCCAATGGAAAGCCGACCGCCGGGACGGCCATGGTTTCCATGACCTATACGCCCGCGGGCCAGGCACCGATGGCCTTGACATTGGACTTGACCGAAGTCTTCTACTGGGCCGGCGAATACCAGGTCGAGATGCGGTCGCAGGACGGCTTGGGGGCCGGCGCATTGAGTGGCATGGTGTTCGATGACACCGGCACGCTCAAAAAGACCTATGCGAACGGACGAACACTCGATGGAGCGCGCTTGGCACTGGCGCGCTTCGATTCGCCCGATGCAGTGGGCGCACTGGGCGGCAATCAGTTCGAAGTCTTGAACAAGGACGCCTGGCACGTCGGCGTTGCCGGCCAAGGCGCCTTCGGTTCGGTGGCCTCGGGCAAGATCGAGATCTCGAACGTCGATCTTTCGCAGGAATTCAGCGACCTGGTGATCATGCAGCGTGGCTATCAGGCCAGTTCACAGGTGATCTCGACCGCCAACGAGATGCTGCAGGAGCTGTTCTCCATGAAGAGCAAATGA
- a CDS encoding FliM/FliN family flagellar motor switch protein: MNARPSNAVSIPVLLGVAESMRKARPLRNWQDQHKDAVRVRFSELFRSWHAEWIPARETSPAEADIQVQEPDGSVPLAPGDIACWSFAAPAHRTRRRSPDAPSSSRDGHDTAQAAIRAIADRMFAFDADTSTASSQEPQTVALAVARAAWEDWLQRFHALFPGLGIEAKEPAGSERASTPSNPWSGALCVRWPWCGGSWHLDLPHGAVAVLLGHAAGSASPPRTYPPQMPRVPLAQALSGQRVALRVMLEGTELNLGQLQGLQLGDVLPLAHALDAPAQVAGTDGAPVCHGWLGQSEGRIAVELGAPTSSTAVAAPLSNTHPSKERNL, from the coding sequence ATGAACGCCCGGCCTTCGAATGCGGTCTCGATCCCGGTGCTGCTCGGCGTCGCGGAATCCATGCGCAAGGCGCGGCCGTTGCGCAACTGGCAAGACCAGCACAAGGACGCGGTGCGGGTGCGTTTTTCCGAGCTGTTTCGCAGTTGGCATGCCGAGTGGATTCCGGCGCGGGAAACATCGCCCGCAGAGGCCGACATCCAGGTTCAGGAGCCTGATGGGAGCGTGCCCCTGGCACCAGGGGACATTGCCTGCTGGTCATTCGCTGCGCCGGCGCATCGCACGCGTCGACGGAGCCCGGACGCTCCTTCCTCGTCGCGCGACGGGCACGACACCGCACAGGCTGCCATCCGTGCGATTGCAGACCGGATGTTTGCATTCGACGCAGACACCTCGACAGCGTCCTCCCAGGAACCGCAGACAGTGGCACTCGCCGTCGCACGGGCGGCGTGGGAGGACTGGCTGCAGAGATTTCATGCCTTGTTTCCGGGCCTTGGGATCGAGGCAAAGGAGCCTGCGGGTTCAGAACGAGCCAGCACGCCTTCCAACCCATGGTCCGGCGCGCTGTGCGTCCGCTGGCCGTGGTGCGGCGGATCCTGGCACCTGGATCTGCCGCACGGCGCCGTCGCAGTCCTGCTTGGCCACGCCGCGGGATCTGCATCGCCGCCCCGCACTTATCCGCCCCAAATGCCCAGAGTGCCGCTCGCTCAAGCCCTGTCTGGCCAACGTGTGGCACTGCGCGTGATGCTCGAAGGCACGGAGTTGAACCTCGGACAGCTGCAAGGGCTTCAGCTCGGCGACGTATTGCCGCTCGCGCATGCGCTCGATGCGCCCGCCCAGGTGGCCGGTACGGACGGGGCACCGGTATGCCACGGCTGGCTCGGTCAAAGCGAAGGGCGAATCGCGGTCGAATTGGGAGCGCCGACATCTTCGACCGCCGTCGCAGCGCCGCTCTCGAATACTCATCCATCGAAGGAAAGAAACCTATGA
- a CDS encoding FliM/FliN family flagellar motor switch protein, protein MTTALEGIATDNRIGASGTASDGRGENRTRPMLGSGSPPTAQIIALPDLHAGQHDEGANPTGDGTILKDWNPLHQIRAKLQVCVGEATLSVGELLGAKEHQVLRLDREIDQAVDLTIEGRVVARGQLVAVDGHFAVRLTELPVSLALGSGS, encoded by the coding sequence ATGACGACAGCCTTGGAAGGCATTGCCACCGATAACCGTATCGGTGCATCCGGAACCGCCTCCGATGGGCGCGGCGAGAACAGAACGCGCCCGATGCTAGGCAGCGGCAGCCCGCCCACCGCGCAGATCATCGCGCTGCCGGATCTCCATGCAGGTCAGCACGACGAAGGCGCCAACCCGACCGGCGACGGCACCATCCTCAAGGACTGGAATCCGCTGCATCAGATCAGGGCCAAGCTGCAGGTGTGCGTGGGAGAGGCCACGTTGTCTGTCGGCGAGCTGCTCGGTGCCAAGGAGCACCAGGTCCTGCGTCTCGATCGCGAAATCGATCAGGCCGTGGATCTGACCATCGAGGGACGCGTGGTGGCACGGGGCCAACTCGTCGCGGTCGATGGGCACTTCGCGGTTCGTCTCACCGAGCTGCCTGTTTCGCTGGCCTTAGGCTCTGGTAGCTGA
- a CDS encoding flagellar biosynthetic protein FliO, translating to MDAGAKWQPRIGACKSSLVCGMVAAGLLLAVPPIHAQSTRDSGNAVALSGGTSLPSSIPVKRGHPNDAAGSAGDRWWIAILVAGGLLAGALAVARRKSSPARRAGGASWLRFGGLLDTASSREIERVSSTRLSSGHSLHVVVWGGRRLLLGCTAQSIQLLAETSTPEQEPSPEPVAGSTIEALR from the coding sequence ATGGACGCAGGGGCGAAATGGCAGCCGCGGATCGGCGCCTGCAAGTCGAGTCTTGTCTGCGGCATGGTCGCGGCGGGTCTGCTGCTCGCGGTACCACCCATCCATGCACAGAGCACGCGAGACAGCGGCAATGCCGTGGCACTGTCAGGCGGTACCAGCTTGCCCTCCAGCATTCCCGTCAAACGCGGACATCCGAATGACGCCGCCGGAAGCGCCGGCGATCGATGGTGGATCGCGATTCTCGTCGCGGGCGGATTGCTGGCTGGCGCCCTGGCGGTGGCTCGCCGAAAGTCCTCCCCTGCCAGGAGGGCAGGCGGGGCCTCCTGGCTGCGATTCGGCGGACTGCTCGACACCGCGTCCTCCCGCGAGATCGAACGGGTGTCGAGCACGCGACTGTCGTCGGGCCACAGCCTGCATGTGGTGGTTTGGGGTGGGCGTCGACTGCTGCTGGGGTGCACGGCCCAGTCGATTCAACTGCTCGCCGAGACCTCGACCCCCGAACAGGAGCCGTCGCCGGAGCCGGTTGCGGGGTCGACCATCGAGGCACTCCGATGA
- the fliP gene encoding flagellar type III secretion system pore protein FliP (The bacterial flagellar biogenesis protein FliP forms a type III secretion system (T3SS)-type pore required for flagellar assembly.): MTRAAVRTVGERDRRARLPLHLAIWLVLLAVCLFAWPVSDARAQAEPESVPAPEMSGGTVSPAATPPVAQPAPAPKTAETRTAPKSGSKSNAAPLSSSAPVLSGTPATETAQALRVVLGLTVLAILPALVVCLTSFLRIIVVLSMLRHAIGMNETPPNTVLIGLALFLTLFTMSPVLQKLNQDAFEPFMAGKLSVEEGYGKGIAPLRDFMVRQTREADLALMVELSKAPIPKSMDDISNVQLIPSFMLSELRAAFQIGFVIFLPFLLIDLIVSSILMALGMMMMPPTTIALPLKILMFILVDGWSLVLKALVGSFH; this comes from the coding sequence ATGACGCGTGCTGCCGTACGTACTGTGGGGGAGCGCGATCGACGTGCGCGGCTGCCGTTGCATCTCGCCATCTGGCTTGTGCTGTTGGCCGTCTGCCTGTTTGCCTGGCCGGTCAGTGATGCGCGCGCGCAGGCAGAGCCGGAATCGGTTCCCGCACCGGAGATGTCGGGCGGCACCGTGTCCCCGGCGGCCACTCCTCCTGTGGCACAGCCGGCACCCGCACCAAAAACTGCCGAGACCAGGACTGCTCCCAAAAGCGGCAGCAAGTCGAATGCAGCGCCGCTGTCTTCGAGCGCACCGGTGCTTTCAGGCACTCCCGCCACCGAAACGGCGCAGGCCCTGCGGGTGGTGCTCGGCCTCACGGTGCTGGCCATCCTCCCGGCCCTGGTGGTGTGTCTGACGAGTTTCCTGCGCATCATCGTGGTGCTGTCGATGCTGCGCCATGCCATTGGCATGAACGAAACGCCGCCCAATACCGTGTTGATCGGCCTGGCGCTCTTTCTGACCCTGTTCACCATGTCTCCGGTGCTGCAGAAGCTCAATCAGGATGCCTTCGAGCCGTTCATGGCCGGAAAACTCTCGGTCGAGGAGGGCTACGGCAAGGGCATTGCGCCATTGCGCGACTTCATGGTCCGTCAGACGCGTGAAGCCGATCTGGCGTTGATGGTGGAACTGTCGAAGGCGCCCATTCCCAAGTCGATGGACGACATCAGCAACGTGCAACTCATCCCGTCGTTCATGCTGTCGGAATTGCGGGCTGCATTCCAGATCGGGTTCGTCATCTTCCTGCCCTTCCTGCTGATCGACCTGATCGTGTCGAGCATCCTGATGGCGCTGGGCATGATGATGATGCCGCCCACCACCATCGCGCTGCCGCTCAAGATACTGATGTTCATCCTGGTCGATGGCTGGAGCCTTGTGCTCAAGGCACTGGTCGGCAGTTTCCATTGA
- a CDS encoding sigma-70 family RNA polymerase sigma factor encodes MPVDADTDLDTAPLWNRWRQGADAAAREQLICHYLPYARMVAATVFARRTHSDVEFEDYLQLARVGLVEAVDRFDPGQGAQFKTFAAKRVQGAVLNGLVRLTEKNQQISIKMRLRQERLEAAKEAAQEAAGTNTNETAAGRSSTRDADKLFRYLAEVGIGLALGILLEDTGMVDAESFGGDTHAPSPEVSYFRKTEVQQLRTVLRGLVDQLSEQQKRVIRHHYLQDVPFDEIADAMGVTRGRISQLHRQGLLRLRELLSNDARCDVSW; translated from the coding sequence ATGCCGGTGGACGCCGATACCGATCTGGATACGGCACCGCTCTGGAACCGTTGGCGGCAGGGTGCCGACGCCGCAGCACGCGAGCAGTTGATCTGTCACTATCTTCCCTATGCGCGCATGGTGGCTGCCACGGTCTTCGCCCGGCGCACCCACAGCGATGTGGAGTTCGAAGACTATCTGCAACTCGCCCGTGTCGGTCTCGTCGAAGCGGTCGACCGGTTCGATCCGGGCCAGGGCGCACAGTTCAAGACCTTCGCGGCCAAGCGCGTGCAGGGTGCCGTGCTCAACGGGCTCGTGCGCCTCACCGAAAAAAACCAGCAGATCAGCATCAAGATGCGTCTGCGCCAGGAGCGTCTCGAAGCGGCCAAAGAGGCCGCACAGGAAGCCGCCGGCACCAATACGAACGAGACCGCAGCGGGCCGGTCGTCGACGCGCGATGCCGACAAGCTCTTTCGCTATCTCGCGGAGGTCGGCATCGGTCTCGCGCTGGGTATCCTGCTCGAGGACACGGGCATGGTCGACGCCGAGTCCTTCGGCGGCGACACTCATGCGCCTTCCCCCGAAGTTAGCTATTTCCGGAAAACCGAAGTCCAGCAATTGCGTACCGTCCTCCGTGGGCTGGTTGATCAGCTCTCCGAGCAGCAGAAGCGCGTGATCCGCCACCACTATCTGCAGGACGTTCCGTTCGACGAAATCGCTGACGCCATGGGGGTGACGCGAGGGCGTATTTCGCAGCTGCATCGGCAGGGTTTGCTGCGGCTGCGTGAGCTTCTGAGCAACGACGCGCGTTGCGACGTGTCCTGGTGA